AGCCGGTAAAAGTATACCCCTGCCAATAGGTTATGATTGTTCCAGTTTATTTGGTGATACCCGGCCGGCTTTTGCCCTTCGTTGAATGTCTTGATAAGCTGGCCGGCTATGTTATATACCTTTAAGCTGACGTTGGAGGCCCGGGGGAGCTGATAACTGAAGACCGTCCGCCCCCTTGACGGGTTGGGACAGGCATTGCCCAAAGCATAGACCGCCGGCAAAGACGTTTCCGGCCTGCCCGCCACGCCCATAGGCCCGATGGCCTTGAAGCTGTACTGTATAGAGCCGACCTTGTTCAGGCTGGAGTCCTGGGCTATTGCCCGATAGTTGATGGTCAGGGTCTCGTTCACGGCCACTGCCTGCACGGGTATGGAAACCTCAAAGGTATCAGCCGTGCCGGATAGCATTCCCAGAGTGTCCGGACTGCCGCCGTTAAGCTGATAGACCAACCTTACCCAGGCCAGGGCCTGGTTGTCCGTTACCGCCGCTTTCACCGGGTAAGGACCGTAGGGCGCAGCATCGTCGTCCGGCAATGAGTCTATATATGAGATAACCGGAGGCTCGGCCT
The candidate division TA06 bacterium DNA segment above includes these coding regions:
- a CDS encoding T9SS type A sorting domain-containing protein, whose product is MVTWEDYRYDPSGNISAIMAQVYQMGVPVGGNVVVNDQVLANRYVYGGRNAACNNDRILFAWEDNRRLKGMDVYAKLTDWDLQHIEAEPPVISYIDSLPDDDAAPYGPYPVKAAVTDNQALAWVRLVYQLNGGSPDTLGMLSGTADTFEVSIPVQAVAVNETLTINYRAIAQDSSLNKVGSIQYSFKAIGPMGVAGRPETSLPAVYALGNACPNPSRGRTVFSYQLPRASNVSLKVYNIAGQLIKTFNEGQKPAGYHQINWNNHNLLAGVYFYRLQAGDFSAIKKMIAVK